From Sodalis glossinidius str. 'morsitans', the proteins below share one genomic window:
- the ybgC gene encoding tol-pal system-associated acyl-CoA thioesterase, with product MSISFFQWPVCVYYEDTDAGGVVYHARYVAFYERARTEMLRQHNFHQHALMRANVAFVVRRMAVEYFAPARLDDLLQVESEIVSLKHASLTFAQHILNADGQLLSQADVVIACVDLQQLKPIALPTSFVAEFKQ from the coding sequence GTGAGTATTTCGTTTTTCCAATGGCCGGTTTGCGTCTATTACGAGGATACCGACGCCGGTGGCGTGGTTTACCATGCCCGTTACGTCGCCTTCTATGAACGCGCACGCACCGAAATGCTACGCCAGCATAATTTTCATCAGCACGCGCTTATGCGCGCGAACGTGGCGTTCGTGGTGCGGCGCATGGCGGTGGAGTATTTTGCGCCTGCGCGCCTGGACGATTTACTGCAAGTGGAAAGCGAAATCGTCTCCCTCAAGCACGCCTCCCTGACCTTTGCACAACACATCCTGAATGCTGACGGACAATTGCTCAGCCAGGCGGATGTCGTGATCGCATGTGTCGATCTACAGCAATTGAAGCCGATTGCGCTTCCTACGTCTTTTGTCGCGGAGTTCAAGCAGTGA
- the galE gene encoding UDP-glucose 4-epimerase GalE translates to MSVLVTGGSGYIGSHTCLQIIAAGVTPVIIDNLANSKRSVLSAIGRLSGHTPAFYQGDIRDQRLLTQIFAEHDIDAVIHFAGLKAVGESVTQPIDYYDNNVYGTLTLVKAMREAGIFNLIFSSSATVYGYQPVIPYDESLRTGRPASPYGRSKLMVEEILQDLQHADPRWSVSLLRYFNPVGAHPSGEMGEDPQGQPNNLMPFIAQVAVGRRPSLAIFGNDFPTPDGTGVRDYIHVLDLADGHLAALTTLRDRPPGVHIYNLGAGKGHSVLDVVAAFSQACGKPLPYHFAPRRDGDLAAYWAAPEKAARELHWRVSRTLEDMVRDTWHWQSRHPNGYPD, encoded by the coding sequence ATGTCAGTACTGGTTACGGGTGGTAGCGGTTACATTGGCAGCCACACCTGCTTACAGATTATCGCTGCCGGCGTGACGCCCGTCATTATCGACAACTTAGCTAACAGCAAGCGTTCAGTATTGTCTGCGATTGGCCGACTGAGCGGCCATACGCCGGCGTTTTATCAAGGCGACATCCGCGATCAACGGCTACTGACGCAGATTTTCGCCGAGCACGATATTGACGCAGTGATCCATTTTGCCGGTCTGAAGGCGGTAGGGGAATCGGTCACCCAGCCCATAGACTATTATGATAATAACGTTTACGGCACCCTCACGCTGGTGAAAGCCATGCGGGAGGCCGGTATCTTTAACCTGATCTTCAGCTCCTCCGCGACCGTCTATGGCTATCAGCCTGTGATCCCTTATGACGAAAGTCTTCGCACCGGCCGCCCTGCCAGCCCCTACGGCCGCAGCAAATTGATGGTTGAAGAGATTTTGCAGGATCTACAGCACGCCGATCCCCGCTGGAGCGTCAGCCTGCTGCGTTATTTCAATCCGGTCGGCGCTCATCCCTCGGGCGAGATGGGCGAAGATCCCCAGGGCCAGCCCAACAACCTGATGCCCTTTATTGCGCAAGTCGCGGTGGGACGTCGCCCGTCACTGGCCATTTTTGGCAACGATTTTCCGACTCCTGACGGCACCGGCGTGCGCGACTATATTCATGTATTAGATCTGGCCGATGGTCATCTTGCGGCGCTGACCACCTTACGCGACCGGCCGCCCGGGGTGCATATTTATAATCTGGGCGCGGGCAAAGGCCATAGCGTGCTGGACGTGGTAGCAGCGTTCAGCCAGGCCTGCGGCAAGCCACTGCCATACCATTTCGCTCCCCGCCGCGACGGCGATTTGGCCGCCTATTGGGCTGCGCCGGAAAAGGCCGCGCGGGAATTGCACTGGCGGGTCAGCCGGACGCTGGAAGACATGGTCCGCGACACCTGGCACTGGCAATCCCGGCACCCGAACGGCTATCCGGATTAA
- the tolB gene encoding Tol-Pal system beta propeller repeat protein TolB yields the protein MKQAFRVALGFFLLWASVLHAEVRIEITQGVDTARPIGVVPFKWAGPGAAPEDIGGIVAADLRNSGKFNPLDTSRLPQQPATASEVTPPAWTALGIDAVVVGQVQPSAAGSYVVSYQLVDTSGNPGSILAQNQFKVARKWLRYAAHTASDETFEKLTGIKGAFRTRIAYVVQTNGGQYRYELRVADYDGFNQTPVHRSPQPLMSPAWSPDGSKLAYVTFESGRSALVIQTLDSGAIRQVASFPQHNGAPAFSPDGSKLAFVLSKTGNMNLYVMDLGSGQVRQVTEGRSNNTEPSWFPDSQTLAYTSDQGGRPQVYKTNINGGTPQRLSWEGSQNQNADVSPDGKFLVMVSTNNGAQHIAKLDLATNAVQVLTDTFLDETPSVAPNGTMVIYSATQGLGSVLQLVSTDGRFKARLPATDGQVKNPAWSPYL from the coding sequence ATGAAGCAGGCATTTCGAGTAGCGTTAGGTTTTTTCCTTTTATGGGCTTCCGTGCTGCATGCGGAAGTGCGTATTGAAATCACCCAAGGGGTGGATACGGCCCGGCCGATCGGCGTGGTGCCGTTTAAATGGGCGGGGCCGGGTGCCGCGCCCGAAGATATTGGCGGTATAGTCGCCGCCGACCTGCGTAACAGCGGTAAATTCAACCCGCTCGACACCTCTCGCCTGCCGCAGCAGCCGGCGACTGCCTCAGAGGTGACGCCGCCCGCCTGGACGGCGCTTGGCATCGATGCTGTGGTGGTGGGGCAGGTGCAGCCGAGTGCCGCCGGTAGCTATGTGGTGTCTTATCAACTGGTGGACACCTCCGGCAATCCGGGCTCCATTCTGGCGCAAAATCAGTTCAAGGTCGCGCGCAAATGGCTGCGTTATGCCGCCCACACCGCTAGCGATGAAACCTTTGAAAAGCTCACGGGCATCAAGGGCGCCTTCCGTACCCGTATTGCCTACGTCGTGCAGACCAATGGCGGTCAGTACCGGTATGAACTGCGCGTCGCGGATTATGACGGCTTTAACCAGACGCCGGTACACCGTTCGCCGCAGCCGCTGATGTCGCCGGCCTGGTCCCCCGACGGCAGCAAGCTTGCTTATGTCACCTTTGAGAGCGGCCGCTCGGCGCTGGTCATTCAGACGCTGGACAGCGGCGCTATTCGCCAGGTTGCCAGTTTCCCGCAGCACAACGGCGCGCCGGCATTTTCGCCGGACGGCAGCAAACTGGCCTTTGTGCTGTCGAAGACCGGCAATATGAATTTGTACGTGATGGACTTAGGCTCGGGCCAGGTGCGTCAGGTGACCGAAGGTCGCAGCAATAATACGGAGCCGAGCTGGTTCCCGGACAGTCAGACGCTGGCGTATACTTCCGACCAGGGCGGTCGTCCCCAAGTGTATAAAACCAATATTAATGGCGGTACGCCGCAGCGCCTGTCCTGGGAGGGGTCCCAGAACCAGAATGCGGATGTTAGCCCGGACGGCAAGTTCCTGGTTATGGTCAGCACCAACAACGGCGCGCAGCATATCGCTAAACTGGATCTGGCAACGAACGCCGTCCAAGTATTGACGGACACGTTCCTGGATGAGACGCCTAGCGTCGCTCCTAATGGCACAATGGTTATCTACAGCGCTACGCAAGGGCTGGGTTCCGTGTTACAGCTGGTCTCGACTGATGGGCGTTTCAAAGCGCGTCTTCCGGCAACTGATGGACAGGTCAAAAATCCTGCCTGGTCGCCGTATCTGTGA
- the cydX gene encoding cytochrome bd-I oxidase subunit CydX codes for MWYFAWILGTLLACAFGIITALALEHLEDTRGEDAMK; via the coding sequence ATGTGGTATTTCGCCTGGATTTTAGGAACGCTGCTGGCCTGTGCCTTCGGCATCATTACCGCGCTGGCCCTTGAACATTTGGAAGATACCCGCGGCGAGGATGCCATGAAGTAA
- the tolQ gene encoding Tol-Pal system protein TolQ codes for MNIFDLFLKAGFLVKLIMLILICFSIASWAIIIQRSRILTSAAREAEAFEDKFWSGIELSRLYQESLTRRDSLSGSEQIFYAGFKEFARLHRANNHAPEAVVEGASRAMRISMNRELEALETHIPFLGTVGSISPYIGLFGTVWGIMHAFIGLGTVKQATLQMVAPGIAEALIATAIGLFAAIPAVMAFNRLSLRVNKLEQNYDNFTEEFIAILHRQAFASDSAK; via the coding sequence ATGAACATCTTTGATCTGTTCCTGAAAGCGGGCTTTCTGGTAAAACTGATCATGCTGATTTTGATATGCTTTTCTATTGCGTCCTGGGCCATCATTATCCAGCGCTCTCGTATCCTGACCTCCGCCGCGCGCGAAGCGGAAGCCTTTGAGGACAAGTTCTGGTCCGGCATCGAATTATCCCGCCTGTATCAGGAAAGCCTGACGCGCCGCGACAGCCTGAGCGGCTCCGAGCAGATCTTTTACGCCGGTTTTAAAGAGTTCGCGCGCCTGCATCGCGCCAATAATCACGCCCCTGAAGCGGTGGTAGAAGGCGCTTCCCGCGCTATGCGTATTTCGATGAACCGCGAACTGGAAGCGCTGGAAACCCATATCCCGTTCCTTGGTACCGTGGGTTCCATCAGCCCGTACATTGGTCTGTTCGGTACCGTGTGGGGCATCATGCACGCGTTCATCGGCTTGGGCACCGTAAAACAGGCTACGCTGCAGATGGTCGCGCCGGGGATAGCCGAAGCGCTTATCGCCACCGCGATCGGTTTGTTTGCCGCCATTCCCGCGGTCATGGCCTTCAATCGCCTGAGCCTGCGGGTCAACAAGCTTGAGCAGAACTACGACAACTTTACTGAAGAGTTCATCGCCATTCTGCACCGTCAGGCTTTCGCTAGCGATAGCGCCAAGTAA
- the cpoB gene encoding cell division protein CpoB, with amino-acid sequence MSNNFRPYLLNLSLLVGVAAPWAATAQAPISNAGSGSVEDRVTQLERISSAHSQLLTQLQQQLADNQRDIDSLRGQIQENQYQLSQVVERQKQIYQQMDSLSSQTPAASSDGQPQASASAGGSDANTDYNEAVALVLEKKQYDQAISAFQSFVKRYPDSTYQPNANYWLGQLNYNQGEKDDAAYYFALVVKNYPKSPKASDALLKVGVIMQEKGQKDKARAVYQQVGKLYPSAEAAKQAQKRLAGL; translated from the coding sequence ATGAGCAATAACTTCAGACCTTATCTGTTGAATCTGTCGTTATTGGTTGGTGTAGCGGCCCCTTGGGCCGCTACCGCCCAAGCGCCAATCAGTAATGCCGGCTCCGGCTCGGTGGAAGACCGGGTCACTCAACTTGAGCGTATTTCCAGTGCGCACAGCCAGCTGCTAACCCAGCTTCAGCAACAGCTCGCCGATAATCAGCGCGATATCGACTCGCTGCGCGGCCAGATTCAGGAAAATCAATATCAACTGTCGCAGGTCGTCGAGCGGCAGAAACAGATTTATCAGCAGATGGACAGCCTTTCCAGTCAGACGCCGGCCGCGTCTTCAGACGGTCAACCTCAGGCATCCGCCTCCGCCGGCGGCTCAGACGCTAACACCGACTATAACGAAGCGGTGGCGCTGGTGCTGGAGAAAAAACAGTACGACCAGGCGATCAGCGCATTTCAAAGCTTCGTGAAGCGTTACCCCGATTCGACCTATCAGCCCAACGCCAATTATTGGCTGGGGCAACTTAATTATAATCAGGGTGAAAAAGATGATGCGGCCTATTATTTTGCCCTGGTGGTGAAAAACTATCCTAAATCACCTAAAGCATCCGACGCGCTGCTCAAGGTGGGCGTCATCATGCAGGAAAAAGGCCAGAAGGATAAAGCCCGGGCGGTTTATCAGCAGGTGGGCAAACTGTACCCCAGCGCCGAGGCGGCCAAACAGGCGCAAAAACGGCTTGCGGGGCTGTAA
- the tolA gene encoding cell envelope integrity protein TolA: MLKATEQNDKLKRAIILSIALHCVLIAVLIWSSIHQPQETSAGGGGGSSIDAVMVDPGAVVQQYNRQQQQQIDAQRAQQQRLKALEKQRLDAQEAAEAQQRQQAEQQKQAEEAAKQAEAAAAQAEAEAAAAAKQQAEAEVKKAAAAEAQKQADAKAKQAAAKKATAAKQSSEVDDLLGGLTDAKNAPKSGGAPAAGTSNSKLSGATGLEINGYLAQVRQAISNKFYDASNYSGKTCILRIKLAPDGMLISVSPDGGDPALCQAAVSAAKLAAIPRPPSPKVYEAVKNATLDFKP, from the coding sequence GTGTTGAAGGCTACCGAACAGAACGACAAGCTTAAACGTGCTATTATTCTGTCGATTGCGCTGCATTGCGTTCTGATCGCCGTATTGATCTGGAGCTCGATTCATCAGCCGCAAGAGACGAGTGCGGGCGGCGGTGGCGGGTCGTCCATTGATGCCGTGATGGTCGATCCCGGCGCCGTGGTGCAGCAATATAACCGTCAGCAACAGCAGCAAATCGATGCGCAGCGGGCGCAGCAGCAGCGCCTGAAAGCGCTGGAGAAACAACGGTTAGACGCTCAGGAAGCGGCCGAAGCGCAACAGCGCCAGCAGGCCGAGCAGCAAAAACAGGCGGAAGAGGCGGCTAAACAGGCCGAGGCGGCCGCAGCACAGGCCGAAGCGGAAGCGGCGGCCGCGGCGAAACAGCAGGCGGAGGCGGAAGTGAAAAAAGCCGCCGCTGCTGAAGCGCAGAAGCAGGCCGACGCGAAGGCGAAACAGGCCGCCGCGAAAAAGGCCACCGCCGCCAAGCAATCCAGCGAGGTGGACGATTTGCTGGGCGGGCTGACCGACGCTAAAAATGCGCCCAAATCCGGCGGCGCGCCCGCCGCCGGGACTAGCAACAGTAAGCTGAGCGGCGCCACCGGATTAGAAATCAATGGCTATCTGGCTCAGGTGCGCCAGGCTATCAGCAATAAGTTTTACGATGCGTCCAACTATAGCGGTAAGACCTGCATTTTGCGCATCAAACTGGCGCCAGATGGCATGCTGATTTCGGTCAGTCCTGACGGTGGCGATCCGGCGCTGTGTCAGGCGGCGGTCTCCGCGGCGAAGCTGGCGGCGATTCCCCGGCCACCCAGTCCGAAGGTGTATGAGGCAGTTAAAAACGCGACTCTTGACTTTAAACCTTAG
- the gpmA gene encoding 2,3-diphosphoglycerate-dependent phosphoglycerate mutase, translated as MAVTKLVLIRHGESQWNNENRFTGWTDVDLSDKGLTEAKQAGQVLKADGYVFDFAYTSVLKRAIHTLWGVLDELDQAWLPVEKSWRLNERHYGALQGLNKAETAEKYGDEQVKQWRRGFAITPPELTREDERFPGHDPRYANLSAAELPTTESLALTIDRVIPYWNETILPRMKSGERIIIAAHGNSIRAMVKFLDNLSEEEILELNIPTGVPLVYEFDDNMKPIKHYYLGNADEIAAKAAAVANQGKAK; from the coding sequence ATGGCTGTAACTAAACTGGTTCTGATACGTCACGGCGAAAGCCAGTGGAACAATGAAAACCGTTTCACCGGCTGGACGGATGTAGACCTGTCTGACAAGGGCCTCACCGAAGCAAAGCAAGCGGGCCAGGTACTGAAAGCGGATGGCTATGTCTTTGATTTCGCCTACACCTCGGTACTGAAGCGCGCTATTCATACCCTCTGGGGCGTCCTGGACGAGCTGGACCAGGCCTGGCTGCCGGTGGAAAAATCCTGGCGTTTGAATGAGCGTCATTACGGTGCACTGCAAGGGCTCAATAAAGCCGAGACCGCGGAAAAATACGGTGACGAGCAGGTGAAACAGTGGCGTCGCGGTTTCGCGATTACGCCGCCGGAACTCACCCGTGAAGATGAGCGTTTCCCGGGCCATGACCCCCGCTACGCCAACCTGAGCGCCGCCGAGCTGCCGACTACCGAAAGCCTGGCGTTGACCATTGATCGCGTGATTCCTTACTGGAACGAAACAATTCTTCCCCGCATGAAGAGCGGTGAGCGGATCATTATAGCTGCCCACGGTAACTCCATTCGCGCCATGGTGAAATTCCTGGACAATCTGAGCGAAGAAGAAATTCTGGAACTGAATATTCCGACGGGCGTGCCGTTAGTGTACGAATTCGACGACAATATGAAGCCGATTAAACATTACTACCTCGGCAACGCTGACGAGATCGCCGCCAAAGCCGCCGCGGTCGCCAATCAGGGTAAAGCGAAATAA
- the nadA gene encoding quinolinate synthase NadA, translating to MSELIDDFATIYPFPPKPAALTEGEKAGLRDNIARLLKACNAVIVAHYYTDPEIQALAEATGGCVADSLEMARFGSSHPATTLLVAGVRFMGETAKILSPEKTVLMPTLHAECSLDLGCPEAEFSAFCDAHPDRTVVVYANTSAAVKARADWVVTSSIAVELIDHLDSLGEKIIWAPDRHLGRYVQKQTGADMLCWQSACIVHDEFKTQALRRMKRLYPDAAVLVHPESPQAVVDLADVVGSTSQLIQAAKTLKQQQMIVATDRGIFYKMQQACPEKNLLEAPTAGEGATCRSCAHCPWMAMNGLKAIAAGLERGGVEHDIRVDEAVRQRALVPLDRMLSFAADLKRC from the coding sequence ATGAGCGAACTCATAGATGATTTTGCCACCATTTATCCATTCCCGCCCAAACCTGCGGCACTGACGGAGGGGGAAAAGGCAGGTCTGCGCGATAACATTGCACGTCTGCTTAAGGCGTGCAACGCGGTCATTGTGGCCCATTATTATACCGATCCTGAGATACAGGCGCTGGCGGAAGCGACCGGCGGCTGTGTTGCAGATTCGCTGGAGATGGCGCGTTTTGGCAGCAGCCATCCGGCCACCACGCTGCTGGTGGCCGGCGTGCGTTTCATGGGCGAAACCGCCAAAATTCTCAGCCCGGAAAAAACCGTGCTGATGCCGACGCTGCACGCGGAGTGCTCTCTTGATTTAGGCTGCCCGGAGGCCGAGTTCAGCGCGTTTTGCGACGCTCACCCTGACCGGACGGTAGTGGTCTACGCCAATACCTCCGCGGCGGTCAAGGCGCGCGCCGATTGGGTGGTGACCTCCAGTATCGCGGTTGAGCTTATCGATCATCTCGACAGTCTAGGAGAGAAGATTATCTGGGCGCCGGATCGTCACCTTGGCCGTTATGTGCAAAAACAGACCGGTGCGGATATGCTGTGCTGGCAGAGTGCCTGTATTGTGCATGATGAATTCAAGACCCAGGCGCTGCGCCGCATGAAAAGACTCTATCCCGACGCGGCCGTGCTGGTGCATCCCGAGTCGCCGCAGGCGGTAGTCGACCTGGCTGATGTGGTGGGTTCCACCAGCCAGCTCATTCAGGCGGCCAAAACGCTCAAGCAGCAGCAGATGATTGTCGCCACCGATCGCGGTATTTTTTACAAGATGCAGCAGGCGTGCCCGGAAAAAAACCTATTGGAAGCACCGACCGCCGGGGAGGGCGCCACTTGCCGCAGCTGCGCACATTGCCCGTGGATGGCGATGAACGGCCTCAAGGCTATCGCTGCAGGGCTCGAACGCGGTGGGGTGGAGCATGATATACGAGTAGACGAAGCGGTGCGTCAGCGGGCGCTGGTGCCGCTAGATCGCATGCTGTCATTCGCAGCCGACCTCAAGCGCTGTTAA
- the cydB gene encoding cytochrome d ubiquinol oxidase subunit II, translating into MFDYEVLRVVWWVLIGVLLIGFAVTDGFDMGVGMLMRLFGRGDVERRVIINTIAPHWDGNQVWLITAGGALFASWPMVYAAAFSGFYIAMILVLASLFFRPVGFDYRSKIDDARWRNLWDWGIFIGSFISPVVIGVAFGNLLQGVPFHVDEYLRLYYTGNFFQLLNPFGLLAGIVSLAMFLTQGGTYLQMRTGGDLQVRMRGITQLTALVTMLTFLLAGIWVVYGIDGFTVTSVIDRAAQSNPLHKEVAHQAGAWLANYHAYPGLWIVPALGVVLPLLTIAFSRAGRSAWAFICSSLTVACVILTAGITLFPFIMPSSTMPNASLTMWDATSSLGTLKVMTVVAIIFVPIVLLYTIWCYYKMFGRITKEHIEQNTHSLY; encoded by the coding sequence ATGTTTGATTACGAAGTATTGCGTGTTGTCTGGTGGGTACTGATCGGCGTGCTGCTCATCGGTTTCGCCGTCACCGACGGATTTGATATGGGCGTCGGCATGCTGATGCGCCTGTTTGGCCGCGGCGACGTCGAGCGCCGCGTCATAATCAATACCATCGCCCCGCACTGGGACGGCAACCAGGTATGGCTTATCACCGCCGGCGGCGCGTTGTTCGCCTCCTGGCCCATGGTGTATGCCGCAGCGTTCTCCGGTTTTTATATCGCCATGATCCTGGTGTTGGCCTCGCTGTTCTTCCGCCCGGTCGGTTTCGACTACCGCTCGAAAATCGACGACGCCCGCTGGCGCAATCTGTGGGACTGGGGGATCTTTATCGGCAGCTTTATTTCTCCGGTGGTGATAGGGGTTGCATTTGGTAACCTGCTACAGGGCGTGCCGTTCCACGTGGACGAGTATCTGCGCCTGTATTACACCGGCAATTTCTTCCAGTTGCTTAACCCGTTTGGCCTGCTGGCGGGCATCGTCAGCTTGGCGATGTTCCTGACCCAGGGCGGCACCTATCTGCAAATGCGTACGGGCGGCGATTTGCAGGTGCGGATGCGCGGCATCACCCAGCTTACCGCGCTGGTGACGATGCTAACCTTCCTACTGGCCGGTATTTGGGTCGTCTACGGCATCGACGGCTTTACCGTTACCTCCGTCATCGACCGGGCCGCGCAGTCCAACCCGCTGCACAAAGAAGTGGCGCATCAGGCCGGGGCGTGGCTGGCCAATTACCACGCCTATCCGGGATTATGGATCGTGCCGGCGCTGGGCGTGGTGCTACCGCTGCTAACAATTGCCTTTAGCCGTGCGGGGCGCAGCGCCTGGGCCTTCATTTGCTCCTCGCTAACCGTGGCCTGCGTGATTCTGACTGCGGGGATTACGCTGTTCCCGTTCATCATGCCGTCGAGCACGATGCCGAATGCCAGCCTGACCATGTGGGATGCGACCTCGAGCCTGGGGACGCTGAAAGTCATGACCGTGGTGGCGATCATTTTCGTGCCTATTGTGCTGCTCTATACCATTTGGTGTTACTACAAAATGTTCGGTCGCATCACGAAAGAACATATTGAACAAAACACGCATTCGCTGTACTGA
- the aroG gene encoding 3-deoxy-7-phosphoheptulonate synthase AroG — protein MNYQNDDLRITEINELLPPVALLEKYPATDRAASTVSAARSAIHKILKGNDDRLLVVIGPCSIHDPDAALEYAGRLLKLRENLSGELEVVMRVYFEKPRTTVGWKGLINDPQMDGSFHINDGLRIARRLLLAINDSGLPAAGEFLDMITPQYLADLMSWGAIGARTTESQVHRELASGLSCPVGFKNGTDGTIKVAIDAINAAGAPHCFLSVTKWGYSAIVNTSGNADCHIILRGGREPNYSAHHVQAVKEGLTKAGLPAQVMIDCSHANSSKQFKKQMTVADDVCQQLAAGESGIIGVMVESHLVEGNQSAESGTLVYGQSVTDACIGWEDTERLLTQLAQAVSARRQI, from the coding sequence ATGAATTACCAAAATGATGATTTACGCATTACCGAGATTAACGAATTGCTGCCGCCGGTAGCGTTATTGGAAAAATATCCGGCGACGGACCGCGCAGCCAGTACCGTTTCCGCCGCGCGTTCGGCGATTCACAAGATCCTCAAAGGTAATGATGATCGTCTACTGGTAGTGATTGGCCCCTGCTCGATTCACGATCCCGACGCTGCGCTGGAATATGCCGGGCGCCTGCTCAAACTGCGCGAAAATCTGAGCGGCGAGCTGGAAGTGGTGATGAGAGTCTATTTTGAAAAGCCGCGCACCACCGTCGGTTGGAAGGGGCTTATCAATGATCCCCAAATGGACGGTAGTTTCCACATTAACGATGGGCTGCGTATCGCGCGCCGTTTACTGCTGGCGATTAATGACAGCGGTTTGCCCGCGGCGGGCGAGTTTCTCGATATGATCACTCCGCAATATCTGGCGGATTTGATGAGCTGGGGAGCTATCGGCGCCCGTACCACTGAATCCCAGGTTCACCGAGAGCTAGCTTCCGGTCTTTCCTGCCCGGTGGGATTCAAAAACGGCACCGACGGCACCATTAAGGTTGCGATTGACGCCATCAACGCCGCCGGCGCGCCGCACTGCTTCTTGTCGGTCACCAAGTGGGGGTATTCCGCTATCGTCAACACCAGCGGCAACGCCGATTGCCATATCATTTTGCGCGGTGGCCGCGAGCCCAACTACAGCGCCCATCATGTTCAGGCCGTGAAAGAAGGACTGACCAAGGCCGGGCTGCCGGCGCAGGTAATGATCGATTGCAGCCATGCCAACAGCAGCAAACAGTTCAAGAAGCAAATGACGGTGGCGGATGATGTCTGCCAACAGCTGGCGGCAGGTGAAAGCGGTATTATCGGCGTGATGGTGGAAAGTCATCTGGTCGAAGGGAATCAGAGCGCCGAATCCGGCACGCTGGTCTATGGCCAGAGCGTGACGGACGCTTGCATCGGTTGGGAAGATACCGAGCGTCTGCTTACCCAATTGGCGCAAGCGGTGAGCGCGCGTCGGCAGATATAA
- the tolR gene encoding colicin uptake protein TolR yields MARRRSRREIKSEINIVSLLDVLLVLVLIFMATAPIITQSVEVDLPDATDSKTVGSDDNPPVIVEVSGIGQYSLVVDHQRQEQLPSEQVVSEARARLTANPKTVFLIGGAKDVPYDEIINALNLLHQAGVKSVGLMTQPI; encoded by the coding sequence ATGGCCAGAAGACGCTCGCGCAGAGAAATCAAGTCCGAGATTAACATTGTCTCCTTGCTCGATGTGCTGCTGGTGCTGGTGTTAATCTTTATGGCGACGGCGCCGATTATTACCCAGAGCGTCGAGGTGGATTTGCCGGATGCGACCGACTCCAAAACTGTCGGCAGCGATGATAATCCGCCGGTGATTGTCGAGGTTTCCGGCATCGGCCAGTACAGTCTGGTGGTCGATCATCAGCGTCAGGAGCAATTGCCCTCCGAACAGGTGGTTTCCGAAGCGCGCGCCCGCCTCACCGCGAATCCCAAGACGGTGTTTCTGATAGGCGGCGCCAAAGACGTGCCCTATGATGAGATCATCAATGCGCTGAACTTGTTGCATCAGGCCGGCGTGAAGTCGGTCGGTCTGATGACGCAGCCTATCTGA
- the pal gene encoding peptidoglycan-associated lipoprotein Pal has product MQLNKVLKGLMLAVPVMAIAACSSHKSANNGDESAMGAGTGMDMNGNNASSDEQARLQMQELQRNNIVYFDLDKYDILSEFAQMLDAHANFLRSNPSYKVTVEGHADERGTPEYNIALGERRANAVKMYLQGKGVYADQIAIVSYGKEKPAVLGHDESAYAKNRRAVLVY; this is encoded by the coding sequence ATGCAACTGAACAAAGTGCTGAAAGGGCTGATGTTGGCGGTGCCGGTGATGGCGATTGCCGCATGTAGTTCTCACAAAAGCGCCAACAATGGCGACGAATCTGCCATGGGCGCTGGCACTGGCATGGATATGAACGGCAACAATGCCTCTTCCGACGAGCAGGCTCGTCTGCAAATGCAGGAGCTTCAGCGTAACAATATCGTTTACTTCGATCTGGACAAATACGATATCCTCTCTGAATTCGCTCAGATGCTTGATGCACACGCCAATTTCCTGCGCAGCAACCCGTCTTACAAAGTGACCGTTGAAGGCCATGCGGACGAACGCGGTACGCCGGAATACAACATCGCCCTGGGCGAGCGCCGCGCCAATGCCGTGAAGATGTATCTTCAGGGTAAAGGTGTTTACGCCGATCAGATCGCTATCGTATCTTACGGTAAAGAGAAACCGGCCGTACTGGGCCACGACGAATCGGCTTACGCCAAAAACCGTCGTGCCGTACTGGTCTACTAA